A genome region from Candidatus Zixiibacteriota bacterium includes the following:
- a CDS encoding GAF domain-containing protein: MAELTKMEKLLLHAGRLLTSTLDYEELMKLVLELAAKATDSEAALVYRIDKNIDVVRGRFARCCDSEVIYFTLDKGEGIIGWVAENREPVISNEPDKDQRFSPKLEDNLGIKFRNTLAVPLIGRAHMIGVVEVVNKYEGGYTENDLDTVFGLANQFAVAIDNANLYRDAKRRAVEQQLLYDVSKTLSSTLNIDEVLRLILSSLNKVVGFIAGGVFLLDEEKNEVSTVYSEGYSHSGSEEFMQLKIGQGLVGWVAKTGEAVIVPDVDKDERYVSGHPETKSEIGVPMKIDGRIIGVLNLESSKPDAYDDHSLELVTAFASHAAISVERAIMHEQMIANQRLAEQLSIARNIQLSFLPKADPVIRGYDISGVNIPSGEVGGDYFDYIKIIDNQHGIAIADVSGKGIPAALIMASFRASLIAEIRNNYAIRTICSKVNSLLFESVEQGNYVTAFYGVLDSKNDIFTFCNCGHNRPILIRQDGSVEMLREGGLALGVLINTVYEERPIFLRSGDLIVFYTDGVTEVNNDSGEEFGEKHLIDAVKECRQQPAREIHGEIVRRVKEFASRKHVFDDLTMIVMKKI; this comes from the coding sequence ATGGCTGAATTGACCAAAATGGAAAAGCTGCTGCTTCACGCCGGGCGGCTTCTGACCTCGACTCTCGATTACGAGGAGTTGATGAAGTTGGTGCTGGAATTAGCGGCGAAGGCGACCGATTCCGAGGCGGCGCTGGTTTACCGGATCGACAAAAATATTGATGTGGTCCGGGGACGGTTTGCGCGTTGCTGTGATTCCGAGGTGATATATTTCACCCTCGATAAGGGGGAGGGTATTATCGGCTGGGTGGCTGAAAACCGGGAGCCGGTCATTTCCAACGAGCCTGATAAGGACCAGCGTTTTTCACCTAAACTTGAGGATAACCTGGGGATCAAATTCCGCAACACCCTGGCCGTGCCGCTTATCGGCCGGGCCCATATGATCGGTGTCGTCGAAGTGGTCAACAAGTATGAAGGCGGGTATACCGAAAACGATCTCGATACTGTTTTCGGTCTGGCTAACCAGTTTGCGGTGGCAATTGATAATGCCAACTTGTATCGTGATGCCAAACGTCGGGCCGTCGAGCAGCAGTTGCTGTATGATGTCAGTAAGACGCTGTCCAGCACTTTGAATATTGATGAAGTTCTTCGATTGATTCTTAGTTCGCTCAACAAGGTGGTCGGTTTTATCGCCGGCGGGGTCTTTCTTCTGGATGAAGAAAAGAACGAGGTCAGCACGGTGTACTCAGAAGGATACAGTCATTCAGGCAGCGAGGAATTCATGCAGCTCAAGATCGGGCAGGGCCTGGTCGGCTGGGTAGCCAAGACCGGCGAGGCAGTGATTGTGCCAGATGTCGATAAGGATGAGAGGTATGTCAGCGGACACCCGGAAACCAAGTCGGAAATCGGGGTGCCGATGAAAATCGACGGGCGAATTATCGGCGTGCTCAATCTCGAATCGAGCAAGCCCGATGCCTACGACGATCATTCGCTGGAACTGGTAACGGCCTTTGCCAGCCATGCCGCGATATCGGTCGAACGAGCTATCATGCACGAACAGATGATCGCAAATCAGAGGCTGGCCGAGCAACTCAGTATCGCAAGAAATATTCAACTGTCATTTTTGCCGAAGGCCGATCCGGTTATCAGGGGCTATGATATCTCGGGAGTGAACATACCCTCCGGCGAGGTGGGCGGCGACTATTTCGATTATATCAAGATAATAGATAACCAGCATGGTATCGCTATTGCCGATGTTTCCGGCAAAGGTATTCCGGCGGCCTTGATTATGGCTTCTTTTCGGGCTTCCCTGATCGCCGAAATCAGGAATAATTACGCCATCAGAACCATTTGCTCCAAAGTCAATTCATTGTTGTTCGAATCGGTCGAGCAGGGCAACTATGTGACGGCCTTTTACGGTGTCCTCGATTCCAAAAACGATATCTTCACTTTCTGTAACTGCGGTCACAATCGTCCTATATTGATTCGTCAGGATGGTTCGGTTGAAATGCTCAGGGAAGGCGGCCTGGCTCTGGGGGTTTTGATAAACACTGTTTATGAAGAACGGCCGATTTTCCTTCGTTCGGGTGACCTGATTGTTTTTTATACGGATGGCGTAACCGAGGTCAATAATGATAGCGGTGAGGAATTCGGCGAGAAACATCTGATTGATGCCGTGAAGGAATGCCGTCAACAGCCGGCTCGCGAAATTCACGGTGAAATTGTCCGGCGTGTGAAAGAGTTCGCCTCGCGCAAGCATGTTTTCGACGATCTGACTATGATCGTAATGAAAAAAATATAA